The genomic DNA ATGAATTACCCCAGCTAAATATTGAAGCTATTTTAAAAAATATTGAACTTGCAGAAAAAAGAGCGATTCCAATGTGTCAAGATACAGGATTGCCTATAATTTTTGTAAAAATTGGGAAAGTTGAATTTGAAAATAACAACATTTATGAAACAATATACAATGGGATAGTAAAAGGAGTTCAAAAAGCAACAAAAGAAACACCACTTCGACCAAATATAGTAGATCCTATAACAAGAGAAAATAGTGGGAACAATAGTGGAATAATGATTCCTCAAATTGATATAGAATTAATAAATGAGAATTATATTGAATTTACAATACTTCCCAAAGGATTCGGATCTGAGAATAATAATGCTTTGAAAATGGCTTTACCAGGAGAAGGTATAGAAGGAGTAAAAAATTTTGTAGTTGAAACTGTTTTAAAAGCTGGTGGAAAACCATGCCCCCCAATTGTAGTTGGAGTTGGAATAGGTGGAACATCAGATCTTGCTTTGAAAACCGCTAAAAAAGCACTTCTTGAAAAATTAGGAGATAAAAATCCAGATCCTCTACTTAAAGAACTAGAAGATTCTATACTAAAAGAAATAAATAATAGTGGAATCGGTCCAATGGGATTAGGAGGTAAAACAACAGCGTTAGGTGTTAAAATCAAAAAAGTTTCTACACATACTGCAGGGCTTCCTATTGGAGTATGTATTCAATGCTGGGCACATAGACACGCTACAACAAGGTTAAAATAAATTAATTAAAAATTATGGAATATTTATCACAATATTATCTATTATAGAATTTATTATAAAAAATATTAATTAAAAATATTAAAAATCTTATTTAAAAATATTAGAAATATTAAAAATATTAGGAATATTAATAATATTATAATCATACAAAAAAAATTAAAAATTAGTTAATAATTATTTAATAATTAGTTAAGAATTAGTCTAATTATTAGTCTGATGTTAGTTTTATGATTAGTTTTTAGGCTTTTTAAA from Methanobrevibacter arboriphilus JCM 13429 = DSM 1125 includes the following:
- a CDS encoding fumarate hydratase; the protein is MITEKKVEDTICQLYKKAAISLPEDVKISLESALKVESDELPQLNIEAILKNIELAEKRAIPMCQDTGLPIIFVKIGKVEFENNNIYETIYNGIVKGVQKATKETPLRPNIVDPITRENSGNNSGIMIPQIDIELINENYIEFTILPKGFGSENNNALKMALPGEGIEGVKNFVVETVLKAGGKPCPPIVVGVGIGGTSDLALKTAKKALLEKLGDKNPDPLLKELEDSILKEINNSGIGPMGLGGKTTALGVKIKKVSTHTAGLPIGVCIQCWAHRHATTRLK